One Rhodococcus sp. P1Y DNA window includes the following coding sequences:
- a CDS encoding winged helix-turn-helix transcriptional regulator: MRSASEPSSPRGGDSQHTAAAHAAMDLLGQRWSLRILWELEPGQMGFLELRRRMDNCSSSMLSERLRLLQEAGVIEKNPSRTYELTYAGIRLCQALEPLWEWSQTWASGGRFEHFPPGAGS; the protein is encoded by the coding sequence ATGAGAAGCGCAAGCGAGCCATCCTCACCCCGCGGGGGCGATTCGCAACACACCGCGGCAGCCCACGCGGCCATGGATCTCCTCGGTCAGAGGTGGAGTCTCCGCATCCTCTGGGAACTCGAACCCGGCCAGATGGGGTTCTTGGAACTCAGACGACGCATGGACAATTGCTCGTCCAGCATGCTGTCGGAGCGTCTACGACTGCTGCAGGAAGCGGGCGTCATCGAGAAGAATCCCTCACGTACTTACGAGTTGACCTACGCGGGGATCCGGCTCTGCCAGGCGCTGGAGCCTCTGTGGGAGTGGTCGCAGACCTGGGCGTCCGGCGGGCGGTTCGAGCATTTCCCGCCCGGCGCCGG